AGTGGGGCTGGATGTCTTTGGCATTGGCGAGCACCACAAAGCCGAATTTCTAGATTCGGCCCCCGCTGTGATTTTGGCGGCCGCGGCAGCTCGTACCCAACGCATACGACTGACCAGCGCCGTTACGGTGCTCAGCGCAGCCGACCCTGTGCGCGTGTTTCAGGAATTTGCCACCTTAGACTTGATTTCGCAGGGCCGGGCCGAAATGGTGGTGGGACGCGGCTCGTCGATTGAGGCGTTTCCATTGTTTGGGTTCGACCTAGATGACTACGATGCACTATTCAAGGAAAAGCTGGACCTGCTGCTAGCTATCCGGAGCGAGGAGCACCTGCGCTGGAAGGGCAAATTCCGACCGGCCCTGACCGGGCAGGGAATTTACCCCCGGCCTATGCAGCCGGTGCTGCCCATTTGGCTAGGGGTAGGCGGCACGCCGCAGTCCTTTGTTCGGGCTGGTACGCTAGGCCTGCCTCTCATGGTGGCCATTATTGGCGGCGATACCCACCGCTTCCGGCCGCTGGTAGACCTTTACCGGGAGGCCGGCCAGCGGGCCGGGTACACGCCTGAGCGGCTACAAGTAGGCTTACACTCGCTGGGCTACGTGGCCGATACCACGACCGAAGCCGTGGAGGACTTTTACCCGGGCTACGCCCGCACCTTCACCAACCGGGCCAAGGAACGCGGCGGCTCGCCCGTGACCCGTGCCCAGTTCAATGCCCAGGTCGGCCCCCTAGGGGCGCTGCTGGTGGGCAATCCGGAGGAAGTGGCGGCCAAGATTCTGCGCCACGGCGAGGCCCTAGGCGGCATTTCGCGGGTGACCTTCCAGCTGGATGTGGCTACCCTACCCCACGTCAAACTCCTGCGGGCCATAGAGTTGCTGGGCACGCGGGTGGCTCCGCTGCTTCGACAGGAGGCTTAAGAGCTATTCAGTTCTGGATATAGTAGCACTGCTAAGCTGGCTGGAAACGCCACCGACTGTCGCCACTTATGACCTAGTAGATATTTGATTTACAGTGAAATATCAGCTTTTCTTCTTCACATTGCCCGCTTCTGAACACAGGGCAGCATTCACTCCGCATCTATGGCTAGCACTGTCACCAAAACTATTAACATCAAAGCCAGCCCCGAGCGGGTGTGGGACTTCCTTAACGACTTGGCTAATTGGCCGCAATGGGCTATTCACAATGTATTCAGCGCCACGCCAGGCGAAAACGGGTACTGGCTCATGGAAGGGCCTAGGGGTACCCAGCACGTAAAAATGTTGTCGAACAAGGCTTTGGGCATCCTAGACCAAGAGTTTAATGACCCTGTGGAGGGCAACTGGCTAGTGCCGTGCCGAGTAGTAGCTGGCAGCGAAGGAGCGCACTTTATGATGACCTTCACCAAGCCGGAGGTGATGCCCGACGAGCCATTCTATAAGGCCGTCGAGCTGATTGAGCAGGAAATGGGCAAGCTGAAAGAGGTACTGGAGAATAGCTAGGCTAAAGCTTATGCTGGCTGGCGCTATTTAAAGCTGTTCGGCAAGCTCAGCATGACGGATTAGCGCCAAAACGGCATCGGTCGAAACCGCTGGGGTCGCCGCGGCTAGTTGCTAGGTCGGCGCTATTAGGCTGCGTATTTTGCGGGTTGTATGAGGTTTCTACATGGTTGACGTATTTGAACAGTACCTGCGCCCCCACGTGCAGCTGACCGCCGATGAGTGGACGCGTTTGCGCAGGTGCTTGGCGCTGAGCAGCGCCAAGCACCTGCGCAAACGGCAGTTTTTGTTGCACGAAGGGCAGGTGTGGCAATCTTACGCCTTTGTGTGCCGAGGCTGCCTGCGGCAGTATACCATCGATGGTAAAGGGGTAGAGCACATGCTCAAATTCTCCATCGAAAACTGGTGGGCCGGCGACCGGGAAAGCCTCGTAACCGGCCAACCCTCACGCCAATATATTGACGCCTTGGAAGCTTCGGACGTGATGCTGTTTCCCAAGGCTGACTTCGACCAATTTGCCCGCGAGGTACCCGCCTTCCACGCGTTCATCGACGGGCTATTGGGCCGCACCTACCTAGCCAGCCAACGCCGGGTGCAGACGGCCATCAGCGCCGATGCGGAAACCAAGTACCGGGAGTTTGTGCAAACCTATCCCCAACTCGCCCTGCGCGTGCCGCTGCGTATGATTGCCTCCTACCTAGGGCTCTCGGCCGAAACCCTCAGCCGCATTAGAGGGCTGAATATTAAATAGGTAGCGCGGGCCGCCAGCGGCGCTCCGCCAAAAGGCTTGACTTATGTCAAGGCGTTTTTCCACAAATGTCAAGAATGTGCCCCTAGGGGCTCTTCTACCTTTGTATCATCAGCAAGGCACTAATTTTTCGCTATCAGTTCGCCCTACTTATTACTCCGTGAAATACCTATTGGCGCTCTTGTCGTTGCTTGCCCTCACTAGCCAGGCGGAGCCCTATTACCCCATCTTGAGCAAGACCGAGGCTGACAATCTGCGCAGCCGGCTACGGCGCAATGCGCCTGATACTAACCAGGTGAAGCTGCTGGTGCAATGGAGTAACGACCTGTCGTCTCGCTACTACTACATGCAGAAGCCGGACACCATAGCGGTGTGCATTCGCCAGGCGCAGGCCCTAAGTAAGTCCTTGCATTATGTTGCTGGCCAAATAGATGCCGACTACGCGTTAGGATACTTATTGCGCAAAGACCCGGGCGGCCGGGAGGCTGTGTTGCAGGCCCTGGCGCGCAGCCAGCAGCGGCACGACCGACGCCGGGAAGCCATCGGCTGGTATCTGCTGAGCGAAACCTACGAAAAATCGATGGCGCTCCACCCGCAGCGGATTCGGTATTTCGAGCAGTCCATTCGGCTGTTTGGAGAAGTGCACGACCCGGTGCAGCAAGCTAGGGTACTCCGCGAACTAGCGGATGCATACTTAATGCAGGGCAAGCCAGCGCGGGCGAAGGAAGAACTGCTGCGCAGCCTTGCCTTGTATAAAGCGGCCGGCTACCGCAAGCAGCATTCTACCCTCGACCTGCTCGCCGCCACCAACGATGCGCTAGGCAATTACAAGGACGCCCTCCAGTACGCGCTGGCGGCCGTGGCGAGTGCCAAGCGCAGCCAGGATACCCTGATGCTGTGCACCTACTACATGCGGGTAGGCGCCGTGTACCAGCAGTTCGACCAGCGAGAAAAGATAATTCAGTACTACCGGCTAGCCATGCGCAGTGCCAAAGCCAACCATTATACCCAAACGGCACTGGGGTTGACCACTACCATTGCCCGCGTCTTACTCGCAGAAAACCGGCCGCAGGAGGCGCTAGCGCTCATTTTAGAAAATAGCAAGGCCTACCCACCTCAGGATGATTACTCCCGCTTAGCGGTAGCCCAAGGACTTGTTAGCTGCTACCT
This Hymenobacter sp. GOD-10R DNA region includes the following protein-coding sequences:
- a CDS encoding LLM class flavin-dependent oxidoreductase, whose amino-acid sequence is MQIGIDSFAAALLDNGTGRTPSRAEAMSQLLDRIALADQVGLDVFGIGEHHKAEFLDSAPAVILAAAAARTQRIRLTSAVTVLSAADPVRVFQEFATLDLISQGRAEMVVGRGSSIEAFPLFGFDLDDYDALFKEKLDLLLAIRSEEHLRWKGKFRPALTGQGIYPRPMQPVLPIWLGVGGTPQSFVRAGTLGLPLMVAIIGGDTHRFRPLVDLYREAGQRAGYTPERLQVGLHSLGYVADTTTEAVEDFYPGYARTFTNRAKERGGSPVTRAQFNAQVGPLGALLVGNPEEVAAKILRHGEALGGISRVTFQLDVATLPHVKLLRAIELLGTRVAPLLRQEA
- a CDS encoding SRPBCC family protein, with the protein product MASTVTKTINIKASPERVWDFLNDLANWPQWAIHNVFSATPGENGYWLMEGPRGTQHVKMLSNKALGILDQEFNDPVEGNWLVPCRVVAGSEGAHFMMTFTKPEVMPDEPFYKAVELIEQEMGKLKEVLENS
- a CDS encoding Crp/Fnr family transcriptional regulator produces the protein MVDVFEQYLRPHVQLTADEWTRLRRCLALSSAKHLRKRQFLLHEGQVWQSYAFVCRGCLRQYTIDGKGVEHMLKFSIENWWAGDRESLVTGQPSRQYIDALEASDVMLFPKADFDQFAREVPAFHAFIDGLLGRTYLASQRRVQTAISADAETKYREFVQTYPQLALRVPLRMIASYLGLSAETLSRIRGLNIK